The window taaaactaatttcaaaTGAGTCTTCAGGCTTTGATCCCCCAGCTTCAATGTCtggtctatctatctatctatctatctatctatctatctatctatctatctatctatctatagatagatagatagatagatatagatatgtaGATATAcagatacatatatagatagcTTGATACatacatatagatatacatatatagatagattgatatatacatagatagatacatatatgtagatacatatagatatacatatacatatatacatatgtagATAGATTgatatatacatagatagatacatatatgtagatacatatagatatacatatacatatatacatatgtagATAGATTgatatatacatagatagatacatatatGTAGATACATATAGATATGTAGATAGAttgatatatacatatagatagatatacatatatagatagattgatatatacatagatagatagatagatagatagatagatagatagatctaatGTGACGTGTATGAAACACGGCTTTTTGAAATACAATCTTAATCTACAGTCAAGCACATTCTGAGTGGCCTTTGAAGTCCTTATCCGAATAGAACGTCGCTTGGCCTAAACAGTATTCTCAGCACAAGTCAAATAGAACAACTGCTGAATACTGTGTGTGAAAAGTACTATAATAAAAGCACTCATTCCACTTTACCTGCAACTACTCTAAAGCTCAAGGTATACAGCAGCTGTGCCTGCACACATACCAAGTGAAATGAAAGTGTGTACATAGTGCCCTCTACTGGTCAaaagttagcttttttttgGCAATCAGTATGTTAGCATTGGTTTTTAGCATAACAGAAATAACCAAAACgagattttttaaatcaaatgatcagtttttgcttcagcctaaatgtgcaataactatttGTGTAATTTGCCGTCGCTGTCTTTGTGCTTCCTGAGCTTCTGTCATtttgttgcccccccccccccccagtgcaCACTAAAGCACCAAGCTTTTAGGGTGTTTACAGGTGAGTTGGCAGCATTAATGGCATGAAGCACTGGCGCATGAGGACACAGTGACCTGGGAGCAAAAAGCTGCCAGAGTGGCACTAAAGGGACTCACCGTACATTTATCCGGAATCTTCCACTTGGACTCCTGGAGTTTTTCAGCTCACATAACCGTTTAaccatgaataaaataaaaagtaaagctgcccacataaaatatatatacaaatacataaaaaaatatatatgtacattttagaatacacagtaaaaaaaaaagtccagttgagATGTTCTGCACTCGTAGCgcctaacattttaaaatgatttgaaCATCCTTACTTTAAGCACCAAGTTCATCCGTTTatcccagttttagtctgtgaggcagacaccctgtctatttttaagactaatcttaaaactttcctttttgacaaagcttatagttagagtggctcatgttacccatagctatctctatagttgtgctgtgataggcctaggctgctggaggacatcagggtctaattttctcactctactgatttctacttttctccagttttgcattgtattacattgaaatgactgtcgtcatttcagctttttgctctttcttcatagtaggtacacctggtctggcgttctgttaactgtgacatcatccagagaagacggctcacccgctattaccatctaatgtagaacagattactagatcaatgtgtgcttctgtgcttttttgtctctcttgttgtgtctctgctctgtcttctctaacccccagtcggtcgaggcagatgaccgttcatactgagcctggctctgctggaggtttttcttcccactgtcgcttcatgcttgctcagtatgggggattgcagcaaagccatgtacgatgcagatgactcttcctgtagctctacgcttccccaggagtgaatgctgcttgtcgggactttgatgcaatcaactggtttccttatataggacatttttgaccaatctgtataatctgacccaatctgtataatatgattgaacttgattttgtaaagtgccttgagatgacatgtttcatgattatatatatatatatatatatatatatatatatatatatatatatatatatatatataaataaaattgaattgaattcctCATATTTAATTCTGACTCTTTCCAAGCAGTGAGACTACAGAAGGTCGCTTTCAAGTGTTTTCAGAGAAATGCATAAAAAAGGGGATGTTTCTACTAGTATGAGGcattcagaagaaaaaaaagtgatgttTGGCTCCATCTGGTGGCGATTACAGCACCTTTCAACAACAGTAATATAAACAGGCTACAATTCTGTTGTAGACTTTTTAGAACTAATGcactaaaagttttttttttgtttttttttttatagaaagatAATGTCATGACTGCAAGTATTATTTAGTCATGGGTTACTGATCCTCACCACCGAGGTAGACGTTTACCTTTGCCAATCATTTGCTCAGGTACAATCCCAACTGAACCGAAACGCTGGAGCAAACCCAACACTCGCAGCAAGGAAGAAGAAGATTCGACCAATAGAAAAGCTGATATTCTCATTAAAAAGGAAGTGTTAAAAGGTCTTTGGTCAAAACGAAAACAAGGCAACGACAGCCTAATGATGTTCTGCTGGTACGAAgggaagtaaataaaaaaaaaaaaagatgtcacaCGTGTGCAAACACAATTGGACACATATCAGTGGCAGGCTTTTGAACTTTATTGgcgtttttgtcatttttttttaattttttgcaaGACTGTCATGTTATTTCCAGTTACAATAAATGCATACTGAGATTTTCACccgagagggaaaaaaacaaaaaacaaaaaaaagacacctcGCTCTCCCAACCGGATTTATTTACAGAGACCGACACGTGTTTGTAGattaatcctaaaaaaaaaaaaaaaaaaaaatgacccgGCTAAACTACTTCAGGTGGGGGGGAAAATCATGCAGCAGAGCTCCAACTCACTGAAAGACTCGATATTGCTGAAAGAGGCTTTAGGAGGCCAGTCGGACAGATTTGGCAACGCGAGAGCCGTCACAGTTCAGGTTGAAAGCGACGAAACGAGACACAAACATCGTATTTGACAAcaatgacaacaacaaaaaaaagtgcaaaaaaaaaaaaagaagcagataATCCATTTTTGGGATGATTAAGAATTCcagttcaaaagaaaaaaacaaaaaaacaaaaacctgaatGGCTAATATTACATTTCGTCAAAGCCCCACATCAAGTTTAGCAGATTCACAAATACGCAAAGAACTTCAAAGTGCAAATAGAAATTGGCATGAGCTCGTATATacacatttcattttctttaataaacacAAGAACAACGAAAGCAAATGCTATCCTTGTCTAGAGGGGCTCCGTTTCATCTCCTCACCCCCCCTATACTTCATCACCGTCATACTGATGGATAATCCCGATATCTGACGTTGTTCTTTAAACGttcttcaggaaaaaaaaaaaaaaaaaaaaaaaacaaaagaacgcTCGCTAAATCAGCTATGTCTACTTCACCGGCGCACGACCTTACAGTCACGACGTGTGAAATTCATTACAGCTCGATTGCATAAGACTCCAGAGAGCGTTTTCAAAtccaaaccaacaaaaaaaacacaacaaaaagaagCAAAGCTTTTCAGCCACGGCGCCAGAACCGGGAGGGTCGCCCCGACCCGATGAGACCTTGTGCAgcttaaaaaacacttttatccGAGACGCTTTCGCTGGTTAGCTCAGGAAATTGAATTAGCTCTGACTCCGGGGGTTAATCGGGCGTCCGCCGTCAGATAGCCGAGCCTTTCCGATCCAAACCTTTAAGATCCGATCCTACCTTAGAACCCGGAGGTCGGCTCAGATCTTAAAGGTTTGAAAACAAACGGGGCGCCTAAGAGGACTTTTCCTTTGAATTAGGTCCGGTTGATCCAGAAACTAGATCCTGGTACAGGTGGTGCATTCTGGGAGTTACACATATACTAGAAAACGGCGCTACGTCACAGCTAAAGTAAGACTAGTTCAGCACGACTTCCTGTGGCAGACTTCAGGGACAAGGGCTGTTTCCTTAAGTTTCTCTTAGCGCTTCTTCACACTTAATACGCAGAATTAGAGGAATTCGTTCACCAGTGCTTCATCCTTTGCTGCTCGATTGTTCGTCGTTGCGCTTCATGAAACAACACAAGCAAAGGCGGactggggaaaaagaaaaagacttgTTTCCGGggattttgtcaaaaaaaagggGCTGTTTTGTGGCTCAGTCCAGAAGCGTAGACTTCTTCGTGGGTCGGGTtgtgagatatatatatatatatatatataaataaaaaaaataaacggaTTAAAGCGGTAACACTCTCCCTACATCTCGCCTTCATTCCTCCCCCCGCTTCCTCTCGTCGCTGTCGGGCTCCTCGGTCAGGTCATGCGAGCGGCGAGGGAAGGAACTGCGCTGGAAAGGAATGCCGTCTGCGTGGGAACCTGCGTGGAAGCGGTAACGAAACGTCAACgctggtgtttttgttttagaccagcagagggcgctcTTCTGGGGTTTTGGCTTTCAGACTTACTCTCAGTAGAGGAAGAAGAGGCGCGTTCTGTGTGACGTGGCCATGTTCTCCGACATGTTGCGCACTTTCAGGTAATTCACGAAACCCCTGAAGAACAGCAGGAGGcctgcatgaaaaaaaacaaaaaacatttatttatttattgctgcaaacttgattttttttatctaagttTCGCCTCGGTTCTGCCGTTGGAAACACTCACCCAGCAGCAGGAAGATCCACCAGAGCCAGTACTGGCCATTGAAGTAGCCGGTGAAGTAATCAGAGAACTGAACAAACagggaaaaggtaaaaaacactTTGAATACACGTctaccttattttttttatttattttattttttttactttaacccACCCTGACGATGAGGATCCACTTAATGAGGGACAGGCCGAAGCCGCAGATGGCCCCGTAGCGCCCTGCGATGGTGTTGGTCAGACAGAAGGACAGGCAGAAGCCGATCCAGTTGAACAGGAAGGCCACTGCGGGAATAAACCATGTCAAACATCGGCGCTCCGTCCtgataaattatatatttttttcccctggatCTGGACTCACTGAAAAAAGCCAGCATGAAGATCCCGTCGTTCCCGACTCGGAGCTGGTCGGCGTCGCTGAAGTCGTCTCTGGGGGGGAAGTCGTCGTCCTTTAGCACAGAACACACACCGCATGTGACTTTGggcaaatcaaaaataaataaacacacacaaaaaaaaaaaaaaaaaatcaatcaatgcATCCATTGCGAAACATGTTTGCCCTTCTTCACTCTTTGTGTTTGCTGCCGGCCCACCAGCCGGGTCCGGCCAGCTGAAGTCCAGCGCGGCGCCTTCGCTGAGGAGCGTCGGCTTTGGTGCCGCCTATCTCCCGTCGCTCTGAGGGGATTTCGTGTGCCAGATCCGACGCCAAGCAGCGCTGAACCAGGAAGTGGACATAACAATAAAGCAgggctgtgtgtttgtgttcagcccCCTTACTCCGACGCAGCTAAATAAAACGCAGCCGATTTCCTCCAGAGGATCCTCCTGAGCATCGGTCCGGCCGTTCTCTGAGAACATCAAACGGAGAAAATATGGCGCAGCTGCAGCCCTACCCACCCGCTAACTGGCTGCGTAAGCATCGGTCGGAGAAGGAGGCGAGAGGTCTGTGGAACCTCTGGAGGAAcggatccacagctcaggtggaaagaAGCCCTCTTTGCAGATCTGAACACG is drawn from Fundulus heteroclitus isolate FHET01 unplaced genomic scaffold, MU-UCD_Fhet_4.1 scaffold_797, whole genome shotgun sequence and contains these coding sequences:
- the LOC118562025 gene encoding NEDD4 family-interacting protein 2-like (The sequence of the model RefSeq protein was modified relative to this genomic sequence to represent the inferred CDS: added 27 bases not found in genome assembly), producing the protein MDPASRYQVLHNEEDASSAVEQQPCTSASAGEEQRETRAGAAAAGATGEADAPPPPYASIDLGATAAAPESSFQGDFPVPPPYSVATSLPTYDEAEKAKAAALAASAVEVLPRDDDFPPRDDFSDADQLRVGNDGIFMLAFFMAFLFNWIGFCLSFCLTNTIAGRYGAICGFGLSLIKWILIVRFSDYFTGYFNGQYWLWWIFLLLGLLLFFRGFVNYLKVRNMSENMATSHRTRLFFLY